Genomic DNA from Papilio machaon chromosome 14, ilPapMach1.1, whole genome shotgun sequence:
ttttactgtattaaACGAATAACTCATACTGAGTAAGTCATAGTAACGATCTTTAAGAATTCAAATTGTGATATTAAACAATTCTCCGTGAACTCCATACGAAGCTCTATCGCATCTGTCTTATTTGAAATCTAAAGGACGCCTCTTGTCTTGTCTCATTTTGTTGGTATTTCTTGCAAGCGATATATCATGTTCTAacagattatatttaaaaattgttattgccCTTGGCAAAAATGATTGGGTAAAGTCTAGCTTTGCGGCTGATAAAAGTAcaaccaataaataataaaattatactagaGTATATTTTTACGTACGTCTAAAATCTCAAGGTGACAAGATCAAAGTTAAACTctatcttatattttaatttgatatttatctttaaaaaaatctttatacaaTTGAAAGCtttatacaaaagaaattgtagctggttaaataaataattcgtgCCTCGAAAAAAAACCCCTTAAAAGCTTACATcttgtttgattaaaaaaaattgttaccttTTATCGTAAAATTACTGTGCAGTAATTTAATACCCTTTCAAAGTGATTGCTAACCTTGATTTGACTCCGGATCTGACAAACGCTTAATGCAACTGCAAATTGCAAAAACACGCTAACCTTTAATAACTAACATATTCCAATTGTTTGGTCAGTATCGTTTAGATGAGAAccacgtatatatataacaaactagctttcgcccgcgactcttaacgaaacttaataagtagccaaaatctatgtcaaatttcatcaagatccattgagaagttccggagataccttcaaacaaacatccatccatccattcatttaaacattcgcatttataatattagtaattattacattagttcacagtcaatttattttataaacattgcaactaaataataaatataatcgaCCAATACAGAAGTCGAAAGCCCAATTTTATCGATTTACATTTCGAATgcataattgtaaaaataacaataattgctgtataaacaaaagacaatCTGAACAATGTTTACGTGGATCTGATTTGCTCGTATTTCAACACGAcatgaatattaataacagCAGACGCGCTGGATTGTTATGTTGTAACTTGTAACATGAGTACTACATTGCTATcttatttagtagtttttcttttttctttcgttaaatcttatttctaattaatattataaatactagaGTTTAAATGGGTTTGTTCTTACgtaactccagaacggctgaacaaaTGTAGATGAAATTTAGGacaattccttttttttcattcttacgttattcaaattaatgtttcgAACAATAAATCTTCTGTATTTCATTTTGCGCAGCATTCTACGTGTTAGAAATGATAATCAACAAACCTAACACATGAAACTGTTTTGCTAAACAGTAGTGACCAACATGGACCAGGTAgcttatatataataaacaataactaGCGACTATTCTTTAGTAATTTGTCTAATAAGAGACATGTAAAGCCTCATTAAGGCTACTCTCCCTAACAGACAACAAAATGAGGCTAGCTAGTAAAACATTACACTACGGccaacacaaaaaaaacatcacgTTAAACTAGATTCCGGGCTAGAGCGTTGTAAGTAGAGCACAGGAAGGTAGACTCCTGATAGCGCCCAAGTTATGGCAAAGACTAAGTGGGGCGATGCCATTCTGAGATTCAACGATACTTGTCTAAACAAAAACACGTCtattaatttctaaaagtGATTCCTATTTCGAATTAGTAGTTCCTTTACGTAAATATCAATCTGTCTGAGAGCAGgtactttctttttaatccCATAATGTTCTTTCCTTTGTTTAAAGGTTTCCAAGATGCCGTCACTCTTGGAAGCACTAGAGCGTAAGTACGGCGCGAAGGGCGAAGTGAACCCGTGCATAGACGACATGCCAGTCGCTATCTTCGTGCCGAAGCGATCACCCCGGCTGAGCGTGCCCACCCTGCTGGTGCTGAATGACTGCGACATAGACTGCGCAGGGGATGCCTGCGCATTGGCAGATAAATGTGCTGATGTTGTGGAACTGGACCTGGCGAATAATAAGCTCACTGAATGGCAAGAGGTAAGGATACCTAGTCTAATACCTACACGTACTCGTTAATTAGGACTTGTAAAAATAACGTCAAGTATTCTTAGCTATAAAGAGTCTGTCAATCTTCAACTtctctaataataattgaacataccttgtaaaatttgaattgGGAAAACAAAACTGcgcattgtttattatttaggaAAGTACATACGTGTTCCTTATATTATCGCAAACTGTTCACATGCTCGAGTTGCAACACGCATCGTCTTGTCTAACATCTGTTCACAGGACTGTTACAACATCCACTCGATGTCGACTCTTCCGGTATATTGTACTCTACATTTATAATGTCATCAGTATCTGATATTGTGACAATAAAAATCGCCTATACTTTTCAAAACTCTTTCTAAgcctcaattttttttaaaagtaaacagaATACCAAGGAGTAATTTTATTggattatttatacaaatacaatggAGTATATTTCTTTGTCTGTAGGTCTTCGCAATACTCGAGCAAACGCCACGGGTACGATTTCTAAATCTCAGCTTCAATCGGCTCTCGGCGCAAATTCAAGCAGCTCAGGCACTACAGCCTAAATGGGATAGCTTAAGTCACTTGGTCTTGAACTCCACGTACGTCGGTTGGCCCAGTATCCTCGGTCTACTCAAGTCTCTGCCAGCTCTCGAAGAGTTGCATTTGAGCCTCAACGAGTATTCTTACGTGGACTTAAGCGGGAAAGAAATAGACGAAAAAGACCGTTGTGAAGCATGCTCCCGACTCAATGTAGACTTTACCAAACCGGTGCACGAGCAATTGAAGAAACTCCACTTTTCTGGTAACCCCATAAGCAGTTGGCGAGAGATCAGCAAACTGGGATATGCCTTCCCGAATTTGGAAACGCTGTTAGTCAACGAGTGCCCTATAAAAACACTAGAACCGGACCCGTGCGAGAAATGTGGAGACGCTAATGGAAATAAGAAGAGTCATGACGCCTTTTCGTAAGTTATCTTTCATTCTTCCAAAAGGTTCTGgtcaaaatacatttttgattaACTACATAACATGCTCGAAGGTTCAAAAccacaatttaataatttcaacaacTTATAAGTAGTAAAGATATGATATCTCCATATTAATATAGCTGTTGGTCACAATTAATTGATATACTTAAGCTTAGAGTATTAAATCTgcaattcaataaatatcgACAGTTATCGTTGCCCTaatgaagttttaattaagaGCAAAGATAGCTTGATATCTCTTAGTACTTAAGATTACATTTGCaggcatctgcgattcctcaaTCTAAACAACACCGGACTTGCCACGTGGGATGAAGTCGATCGGCTGGCTTTGTTTCCTGCATTAAGAAGTTTAAGAGTACAGGTAAGTTAAAGTTTCGTTACTTCAAGGAaggtaaatattaaagatgTTAGTGGACagtatctaaaaatattacatactagcttttacccgcgactccgtccgcgcggaataaaaaaatagaaaacggggtaaaaattatcctatgtccgtttcctggttctaagctacctgcccaccaattttcagtcaaatctattctcgagttatagtgtaactaacacgactttcttttatatatatagatagatatatagataatcaAAATGAAATCTGTGTGATTTATGCTTCGCgatagtatattttgtttcaatatagTCTGTGTGTAATAATCAAAAGTTTGTCAAAAAGAACTGCATGGAATGGGACGGATTAATTTGAATTGATGgtatttttgtcaaaaaaagacctaaatttttaaagacaaCCTTACTTATCTTAGAAACTGTAACcatgataaatgtatataagtagggatatctgtaaaaatagtaaatttttgaataatatttaatgaatatctTACTTGTTacgtataaataattacatctcAAGCATTTAGCATACGGAAGTATTTCAACCTTGCACCAATTGACTTGCTTACACAATACCGAAATAACGCAATGCTAAAGATGCTATTAACCGACATACGGTTTTCGGAGGCCGACgtagaattatttttcaacGCTTTGATGATTCATTAAGACATAGGTACGGTATTCACAAAACATCATTTACTTTTCGATTTCTTGTTAACGTTATTTAGCTTTTGTTTCTAGTAAGTTAGTCGAATGGCAGATTAATATACGTAACCTCATGATTTGTAGTAACCCGTAACCATTACGCTATAAATGTCTTTGTGTAAGTAAACGGTTGACTGCCAGGTGTAAAATACACTACAAGATATAATAATCATCACGTAACATTGGTAATCTTTATCGTCGCGCCCGAGTTGCACAGCTGTAATTGATATGCAGCGAAGTACATCTATCATTGAGCGGCTATAAACTGTGCTAATGTCCGTTACGTCATCACTCCGGTTTTAATGCGGTCCCCCGGCGTCAGTGCTGATTGAatccaatataataaatatatttgacccACATCTATGTCTGGTTATCCAAAATCTTGTGAGTCCTTAGTATGTCCAGTTTCTTAGATATAATAATCATTGGTAAGGCTATGGTTAGACGCTGTTTCGGAACATTAAGTTATCCACGACATAATTCCAAGTCTGGACGCGAGATTATTCAACAACATCCATCTTACGAGTGACTTGATGTAGTTTCCTCTAATTCTACAAACAACTTAGTGTGGAAATTAAGTATTCAGAATACATCATCGTTTCAAATGTTTCATAGAAGAATTCGAATTTCAACTTTGTAACATGTTACACAACTCTACAGCTTTATAATTAGTGTATTGGTAACCGTACCCTCGGGAGACCGGGCGCCGGGATTCGGGTGAAGGTCCCCTGAAATTAGACGTCCCACTAACGCCACGATACTTACGCAATAGACCAATGCAATCCCGATATATGACGTCATTTCGACATACCTTTTAGCACTGATAAGATGATGTGTAGCTTACAAAATCGTTTAAATCACTTAGGtttctatttgttatttaaagtaCTTAAAAACCTGATTGTAGCTCTGACGTAGGAAGAATACAAACCGTATGACGTGGGACAATTGTTTTGCgtcccggaggcctaattttagtccacgttcccttcccatccttttcttataaggaaattttGGGAAGGTGAAGTAGATTTGGCGGAGGGTCGGTCTTCGATCGGAGGGTAGGATGGGGATATATCTTCTTTGCGTCCCcgcctctgtcgattaaaacTAGGCAACGCacctgcaattgcagatgtctatgggcaccGGTCACTTCATTATTTAGGCGAATTttggtggccgcttgctcgtttgccaccttaaaatataaattacaccTGTCGAAATCGATTAAGGCGTTTAGGCTTCAATAGGtcacaattaaattaacgTACAAATCTACATATTCACCTAAGTCTGTCTGTTAAAATTGTGGAAGGTGAGAAGTTTTCTAAGCTTAACTGTCCCCTATATGCTGACCGGAATTAAATTTCACATAGTATTGATAAACAGTACATAAAGTTTCTGTTAGCAACTggagtattaataatatattcgtGTATTTAGATTACGCATGTCGTataattgacattttatagGGTCGTTAGGTCTGTCCTCGACCGGTCTGTCAATGTCGCGTTAATTTGTGACGGCTTGTTTATAGCTCAATAACACAAGGTCTATATTACAATCACCACCATATCAGTAGAGATAAAGAatctcaattaaattgtactttatatttaatttgttacagtATTAATACATTGGTGTAGCCAAATATTGAAGGCTATTGTATGATATCTGATTAAAATTGATTGTAGAATGCCATATgattccaaaataaatactcgttttaataaaacgacagagattttaaatggtttttatGGGTCCAAAGAAATCCTTATAGATCTATAAAAGATCCTATtgaaaacgaaaataaaagaaaacatcctCATCCCTTATTAGAGTGTAAAAATGAAAGTAAGGCAATCCAAAATACCACATACGGAtagaagattattttataaaagagttAAAGCTTTTgcttgttttacaaatttcttttttccaATGTTAAAACAACTTTGTAACTTTAATGCAATCAGTCAGAAAATCTAGGAAATGCTGTTTCAATATCAAATGATATACTTAcattaaaaacgtaaaaaagaTTATTCTGACCTTCCTTTTACTGCACATAGCATCAAAAATGCGGAATACGATGCTTTTACGAATACGTTTAATGTCCTCGTGCAATACAACTAGTTAATTGGTTAGAATGGcattaacatataaatgaGGTTTTATATGAGTCACTGAACACGGGCAGACCTTTTGTCTATTCTACGTATTACGTTTCCAGTctctacatttatataaaactagcttttacccgagactccgtccgcgcgaaattaaaaaaagaaaacggggtaaaaattatcctatgcccgtttcctggttctaagctacctgcccaccaattttcagtcaaatcgattcagccgttcttgagttataaatagtgtaactaatacgactttcttttatatatatagatagatgtacTTTTATCCTTTTCATTCTCTTTAAGAAAACAGAAACAACATTATGTTTGTCAGTTCAGTCATTCAAAGTTCATAAATCGAAAACTTCTAAGGTATAGTTACAGAGTTTTGGTCGAGTTTCTTAGAAGTTAACTTATTTATGTTCTAGAACAAAATGTAgagtaaaaaatcaaattttccGGGCGACGAATGTTATTTGTAGCATCAAAGATTTTTGTTGCAAATTGGTTTTAACGTAGCAATTACGCAAATAATTATCTAAATCGTGAAGTGTGCGCCATAATGCACATCATACGGATATGTCTGCTTAACCTTGCACGTCGCGTTGTAATTGCCTTTATTGTATCGTCTACTACAAGGGAAAACGGTCCTTATGAAATGTGAATAAAAGCGAGTTTTCCATAATAGTATTTGGCCGTCACATAGTGAATGTAAAAGCGATGTTTGAATTTAACGCAACTTTATTGTAAAAGGACGTTTGCTGCTATATAGTGCAGTGGCGTCACGCATTAACGCaatcttttattatcttaGTCGTACGTTCTATTATACGTAACTGTGGTTCCTACTAACATTTGTTATACTGCCCATTTTCTGtggaaaaacaaagaaaacaccCTGTTTTAGTGTAgcgaaattttaatgtaacttaGAACAACCTGTAAAATCGTTGCTACCAAAAGTTTTTTATCCCCCGGAATGCAGAAAGTTTTTTTGggttaaactaaaatttactaaaactttgttaatatGTAATCAGCTAACTAGTTCCCGACCTTAGTTTAGaagcatttaaaaaagatttttattttatatccgCACATAA
This window encodes:
- the LOC106713950 gene encoding tubulin-specific chaperone cofactor E-like protein isoform X2; this translates as MPSLLEALERKYGAKGEVNPCIDDMPVAIFVPKRSPRLSVPTLLVLNDCDIDCAGDACALADKCADVVELDLANNKLTEWQEVFAILEQTPRVRFLNLSFNRLSAQIQAAQALQPKWDSLSHLVLNSTYVGWPSILGLLKSLPALEELHLSLNEYSYVDLSGKEIDEKDRCEACSRLNVDFTKPVHEQLKKLHFSGNPISSWREISKLGYAFPNLETLLVNECPIKTLEPDPCEKCGDANGNKKSHDAFSHLRFLNLNNTGLATWDEVDRLALFPALRSLRVQGWPLWERFESTEHERRLLLVARLPRVRTLNGGGAVPVEERDAAERAFIRYYMEKPEADRPDRYWELVGVHGKLDPLVSVDLRPEKRVQITFTCGDTSEVRTVDVYRTVSDLKTRLERLAGFPASKMRLFYVDQELRDTQGPEEMKYPTKQLYSYNIRSGDEIIIDSKFKHSISVSSTA
- the LOC106713950 gene encoding tubulin-specific chaperone cofactor E-like protein isoform X1, whose translation is MPSLLEALERKYGAKGEVNPCIDDMPVAIFVPKRSPRLSVPTLLVLNDCDIDCAGDACALADKCADVVELDLANNKLTEWQEVFAILEQTPRVRFLNLSFNRLSAQIQAAQALQPKWDSLSHLVLNSTYVGWPSILGLLKSLPALEELHLSLNEYSYVDLSGKEIDEKDRCEACSRLNVDFTKPVHEQLKKLHFSGNPISSWREISKLGYAFPNLETLLVNECPIKTLEPDPCEKCGDANGNKKSHDAFSHLRFLNLNNTGLATWDEVDRLALFPALRSLRVQGWPLWERFESTEHERRLLLVARLPRVRTLNGGGAVPVEERDAAERAFIRYYMEKPEADRPDRYWELVGVHGKLDPLVSVDLRPEKRVQITFTCGDTSEVRTVDVYRTVSDLKTRLERLAGFPASKMRLFYVDQELRDTQFFQGPEEMKYPTKQLYSYNIRSGDEIIIDSKFKHSISVSSTA